In Oncorhynchus kisutch isolate 150728-3 linkage group LG7, Okis_V2, whole genome shotgun sequence, one DNA window encodes the following:
- the LOC109894656 gene encoding origin recognition complex subunit 3 isoform X3, with the protein MTSSVSKGCFVFKPSAKKRRKTPTVEDYFTHGCEDTENSKLRFRNCQTLWEKMKADTELLQDELNRKILDSLLAFIRKSVSTFQRGTDDWASGMRAHEIPTAALVLGVNVPDHDMTFQCLSDQLQQSVTPFVVSVQATECTALNHMLQRVLERLMGTSVSVDNEEEPEQCSTNVNQKRVHCSLITLCNWYKTVTKKAASGTASKKRTSVGKDMQQHPPIVVIFKDLEAFTPKVLQDFILICSRYVEQLPLMFVFGIATSPSTIQHMLPHSVSSLLGIELFQSLSCTQHLASVIDKVILTSQFPFKPNGKVLQVLVSIFLYHDFSVRNFIKGLQLALLEHFHSQPLSVLCCKKEAALVHATELSHRDVERLQQLPSFMRYVEEQGPQEQVELLTSDDHVKEVCQKLLKDLCKYHKNYYTTLRCLHILTASLPKYPLGKQIRELHISCLEKNVWENDEYVCAMQLLRMMAKDELTSALQKCAEILKSGKTKKMRAALLQLDNLLSKFDQPGDLVENAAGEDLTSPGKGLQKKTDLFQLQKTLLEMKKSRRTKEMSQFEIFRDQALEFIDSLVRSHLAPPESQPLYEVCYYSSSAVLRRHLNATPRTSIQTALSNPYHYLKNEDLRAEDGTVSNAAPDICIVYKLHLECGRLINLYDWLEAYATVVSAAEGKDPDSVDFGKVDELKHARFIQAVSELEFLGFIKSTKQKTDHVSRLTWGGC; encoded by the exons ATGACTTCATCGGTGTCAAAG GGTTGCTTTGTGTTCAAGCCCAGTGCCAAAAAGAGAAGGAAGACTCCAACAGTGG AGGATTATTTCACTCATGGCTGTGAGGACACGGAGAACAGCAAACTACGTTTCAGAAACTGTCAGACATTATGGGAGAAAATGAAGGCAGACACCGAG CTTCTGCAGGATGAGCTGAACAGGAAAATCTTAGACAGCCTCTTGGCGTTTATCAGAAAGAGTGTCTCCACTTTTCAGCGTGGCACGGATGACTGGGCGTCGGGTATGAGAGCCCACGAGATTCCGACAGCAGCCCTAGTGCTTG GAGTGAATGTACCAGATCATGATATGACCTTCCAGTGCCTCTCTGACCAGTTGCAGCAGTCGGTGACTCCCTTTGTGGTCTCTGTACAAGCCACAGAGTGTACAG CCCTGAATCACATGCTGCAGAGGGTTCTAGAGAGACTGATGGGTACTAGTGTGTCTGTGGATAATGAGGAAGAGCCTGAGCAGTGCAGTACCAATGTAAACCAGAAGAGGGTGCACTGCTCCCTCATCACACTCTGTAACTGGTACAAGACTGTGACAAAG AAAGCTGCCTCCGGCACCGCAAGTAAAAAGCGTACTTCCGTTGGCAAAGACATGCAACAGCATCCTCCTATTGTAGTGATCTTCAAAGACCTCGAGGCTTTCACCCCTAAAGTGCTGCAAGATTTCATCCTCATCTGCAG TCGGTACGTTGAACAGCTTCCGCTGATGTTCGTTTTTGGCATTGCCACGTCTCCCAGCACCATTCAACACATGCTGCCCCACTCTGTGTCCTCTCTGCTGGGCATCGAGCTCTTCCAGTCACTGTCCTGCACCCAGCACCTGGCTTCTGTCATAGACAAG gTGATCCTAACTTCCCAGTTTCCCTTCAAGCCCAATGGCAAGGTGCTGCAAGTGCTGGTCAGCATCTTCCTCTACCACGACTTCTCTGTACGCAACTTCATCAAAGGCCTGCAG TTGGCTCTGCTGGAGCACTTCCACAGCCAGCCTCTGAGCGTGCTGTGCTGTAAGAAGGAGGCGGCCCTGGTCCACGCCACTGAGCTCAGCCACAGGGATGTAGAGCGGCTCCAACAGCTGCCCTCCTTCATGAG GTACGTAGAGGAACAGGGTCCCCAGGAGCAAGTGGAGCTGTTGACTAGTGATGACCATGTGAAG GAAGTGTGTCAGAAACTACTGAAAGATCTTTGCAAATACCACAAGAACTACTACACCACTCTGAGGTGTCTCCACATTCTGACGGCTTCTCTGCCCAAATACCCTCTGGGAAAACAG ATAAGAGAGCTGCACATATCCTGTCTGGAGAAGAATGTGTGGGAGAATGATGAGTATGTGTGTGCCATGCAGCTTCTGAG GATGATGGCTAAAGACGAGCTCACCTCAGCCCTGCAAAAGTGTGCTGAGATCCTGAAATCTGGCAAGACAAAGAAAATGAGGGCTGCACTGCTTCAACTGGACAATTTACTCTCCAAATTTGACCAGCCAGGCG ATCTTGTTGAGAATGCAGCAGGGGAGGACCTCACTTCTCCAGGGAAAGGCCTCCAGAAGAAAACAGACTTGTTCCAACTGCAAAAG acTCTACTGGAGATGAAGAAATCTCGAAGAACCAAGGAAATGAGTCAGTTCGAGATATTCCGAGACCAAGCCCTGGAGTTCATTGACAGCCTTGTGAG GTCCCACCTGGCCCCACCCGAATCCCAACCACTGTACGAGGTATGCTACTACAGCTCCTCTGCTGTCCTGAGACGCCACCTCAACGCCACGCCACGCACCTCCATCCAGACCGCACTCAGCAACCCCTACCACTACCTGAAA AATGAAGATCTGCGGGCCGAGGACGGGACAGTCTCCAATGCTGCTCCTGACATCTGCATTGTGTACAAGCTGCATCTGGAGTGTGGGAGACTCATCAACCTGTATGACTGGCTGGAG GCTTATGCTACTGTGgtctctgctgcagagggtaagGATCCTGACTCAGTGGACTTTGGCAAAGTGGATGAACTCAAACA